A region from the Vicia villosa cultivar HV-30 ecotype Madison, WI linkage group LG3, Vvil1.0, whole genome shotgun sequence genome encodes:
- the LOC131662117 gene encoding soluble inorganic pyrophosphatase 4 isoform X3, which produces MAPPIETPNKVHSATYTSPPPLNERILSSLTRRSVAAHPWHDLEIGPEAPKIFNCVSMLDTNLQVVEIGKGNKVKYELDKKTGLIKVDRVLYSSVVYPHNYGFVPRTICEDGDPIDVLVIMQEPVLPGCFLRAKAIGLMPMIDQGEKDDKIIAVCADDPEYRHFEDIKELPPHRLAEIRRFFEDYKKNENKEVAVNDFLPASAAYEAIEHSMTLYADYVVESLRR; this is translated from the exons ATGGCTCCACCAATTGAGACTCCAAACAAGGTTCATAGCGCAACTTATACCTCACCTCCACCTCTTAATGAGAGGATCCTTTCATCCTTGACTAGGAGATCTGTTGCTGCACACCCTTGGCATGATCTTGAAATAG GCCCTGAAGCTCCCAAGATCTTCAACTGTGTAAGCATGCTGGACACCAACTTACAA GTGGTTGAAATTGGGAAAGGGAACAAGGTGAAGTATGAACTTGACAAAAAAACTGGACTCATTAAG GTTGACCGTGTGCTTTACTCATCAGTTGTGTATCCTCACAACTATGGGTTTGTCCCCCGTACTATTTGTGAGGATGGTGATCCCATTGATGTCTTGGTCATTATGCAG GAGCCAGTTCTTCCAGGTTGCTTTCTTCGGGCCAAAGCTATTGGACTCATGCCTATGATTGATCAG GGTGAGAAAGATGACAAGATAATTGCTGTCTGTGCTGATGATCCCGAGTATAGACATTTCGAAGATATCAAGGAGCTCCCTCCTCATCGTTTAGCTGAAATCCGTCGTTTTTTTGAAGATT ACAAGAAGAACGAGAACAAGGAAGTTGCAGTAAACGACTTTCTTCCAGCCTCAGCTGCCTATGAAGCGATTGAGCATTCCAT GACCTTGTATGCTGACTATGTTGTAGAGAGCTTGAGGCGGTAG
- the LOC131662117 gene encoding soluble inorganic pyrophosphatase 4 isoform X1 has protein sequence MDSESETFQLAEEMAPPIETPNKVHSATYTSPPPLNERILSSLTRRSVAAHPWHDLEIGPEAPKIFNCVSMLDTNLQVVEIGKGNKVKYELDKKTGLIKVDRVLYSSVVYPHNYGFVPRTICEDGDPIDVLVIMQEPVLPGCFLRAKAIGLMPMIDQGEKDDKIIAVCADDPEYRHFEDIKELPPHRLAEIRRFFEDYKKNENKEVAVNDFLPASAAYEAIEHSMTLYADYVVESLRR, from the exons ATGGATTCTGAATCGGAAACTTTCCAACTG gctGAAGAAATGGCTCCACCAATTGAGACTCCAAACAAGGTTCATAGCGCAACTTATACCTCACCTCCACCTCTTAATGAGAGGATCCTTTCATCCTTGACTAGGAGATCTGTTGCTGCACACCCTTGGCATGATCTTGAAATAG GCCCTGAAGCTCCCAAGATCTTCAACTGTGTAAGCATGCTGGACACCAACTTACAA GTGGTTGAAATTGGGAAAGGGAACAAGGTGAAGTATGAACTTGACAAAAAAACTGGACTCATTAAG GTTGACCGTGTGCTTTACTCATCAGTTGTGTATCCTCACAACTATGGGTTTGTCCCCCGTACTATTTGTGAGGATGGTGATCCCATTGATGTCTTGGTCATTATGCAG GAGCCAGTTCTTCCAGGTTGCTTTCTTCGGGCCAAAGCTATTGGACTCATGCCTATGATTGATCAG GGTGAGAAAGATGACAAGATAATTGCTGTCTGTGCTGATGATCCCGAGTATAGACATTTCGAAGATATCAAGGAGCTCCCTCCTCATCGTTTAGCTGAAATCCGTCGTTTTTTTGAAGATT ACAAGAAGAACGAGAACAAGGAAGTTGCAGTAAACGACTTTCTTCCAGCCTCAGCTGCCTATGAAGCGATTGAGCATTCCAT GACCTTGTATGCTGACTATGTTGTAGAGAGCTTGAGGCGGTAG
- the LOC131662117 gene encoding soluble inorganic pyrophosphatase 4 isoform X2 translates to MDSESETFQLAEEMAPPIETPNKVHSATYTSPPPLNERILSSLTRRSVAAHPWHDLEIGPEAPKIFNCVVEIGKGNKVKYELDKKTGLIKVDRVLYSSVVYPHNYGFVPRTICEDGDPIDVLVIMQEPVLPGCFLRAKAIGLMPMIDQGEKDDKIIAVCADDPEYRHFEDIKELPPHRLAEIRRFFEDYKKNENKEVAVNDFLPASAAYEAIEHSMTLYADYVVESLRR, encoded by the exons ATGGATTCTGAATCGGAAACTTTCCAACTG gctGAAGAAATGGCTCCACCAATTGAGACTCCAAACAAGGTTCATAGCGCAACTTATACCTCACCTCCACCTCTTAATGAGAGGATCCTTTCATCCTTGACTAGGAGATCTGTTGCTGCACACCCTTGGCATGATCTTGAAATAG GCCCTGAAGCTCCCAAGATCTTCAACTGT GTGGTTGAAATTGGGAAAGGGAACAAGGTGAAGTATGAACTTGACAAAAAAACTGGACTCATTAAG GTTGACCGTGTGCTTTACTCATCAGTTGTGTATCCTCACAACTATGGGTTTGTCCCCCGTACTATTTGTGAGGATGGTGATCCCATTGATGTCTTGGTCATTATGCAG GAGCCAGTTCTTCCAGGTTGCTTTCTTCGGGCCAAAGCTATTGGACTCATGCCTATGATTGATCAG GGTGAGAAAGATGACAAGATAATTGCTGTCTGTGCTGATGATCCCGAGTATAGACATTTCGAAGATATCAAGGAGCTCCCTCCTCATCGTTTAGCTGAAATCCGTCGTTTTTTTGAAGATT ACAAGAAGAACGAGAACAAGGAAGTTGCAGTAAACGACTTTCTTCCAGCCTCAGCTGCCTATGAAGCGATTGAGCATTCCAT GACCTTGTATGCTGACTATGTTGTAGAGAGCTTGAGGCGGTAG